From Antennarius striatus isolate MH-2024 chromosome 14, ASM4005453v1, whole genome shotgun sequence, the proteins below share one genomic window:
- the clasp2 gene encoding CLIP-associating protein 2 isoform X19 produces the protein MALSLSHDRSFEDDDSVDGNRSSSAQAAFKVPKPVRKPAESSAARRPSATSGKLASKDSAGAIDEEDFIKAFTDVPTVQIYSSRDLEDNLNKIREICSDDKHDWDQRANALKKIRSLLVAGAPSYDCFYQHLRLLDGAFKLSAKDLRSQVVREACITVAHLSTILGNKFDHGAEAIVPVLFNLIPNCAKVMATSGVSAIRIIIRHTHVPRLIPLITSNCTSKSVAVRRRCYDFLDLLLQEWQTHSLERHTAVLVESIKKGIRDADSEARVEARKTYWGLRNHFPAEADALYNSLESSYQRTLQSCLKSSGSVASLPQSDRSSSSSQESLNRPLTSKWSAAPGRVPAGKKSGVSSTSLQRSRSDVDVNAAAVAKHRNVGQTRAAGRLPPGSYASLGHARTKQPLSTAGSVSSQLDSRGRSRTKMVSQSQRSEESDCTPGSQSATPVGAGSRSGSPGRVLTSTALSTMSSGAHRVLAGTGGNGQRRSRIPRSQGCSRDSSPTRLSVAPSSISSIYNGASRGARGSRIPRPSMSQGCSREASRESSRDTSPVRSFTPLAARSYSRSTGALHTPDTFGAAGSGFGISQSSRLSSSVSAMRVLNTGSDVEEALADALLLGDMRSKKKPARRRYENYGMYSDDDANSDASSACSERSYSSRNGGAIPTYMRQTEDVAEVLNRCASANWSERKEGLLGLQALLKNQRTLSRVELKRLCEIFTRMFADPHSKRDSGRVYGTAESGISSASFKVFSMFLETLVDFIQVHKEDLQDWLFVLLTQLLKKMGADLLGSVQAKVQRALDVTRESFPNDLQFTILMRFTVDQTQTPNLKVKVAILKYIETLTLQMEAPDFVNSSETRLAVSRIITWTTEPKSSDVRKAAQSVLISLFQLNTPEFTMLLAALPKTFQDGATKLLQNHLKNTGNIAQASMGSPLTRHTPRSPASWSSPVTSPTNTSQNTPSPSAFDYDTENMNSEDIYSSLKGVTEAIQNFSVRSQEDMNDPVQRREGDEGDGGTDGRMSDLMDGGRMALDNKTSLLNTPLLSSSPRGAREHFLDSPFKHGRKDTSLEDSEHLTDDSSLDQSEVVAELLKELSNHNERVEERKAALCELLKLIRDNTLQVWDEHFKTILLLLLETMGDREHVIRTLALRVLREILSKQPWRFKNYAELTIMKALEAHKDPHKEVVRAAEETAAMLSLSISPDQCIKVLCPIIQSADYPINLAAIKMQTKVMERVPREGLINLLPEIVPGLIQGYDNSESSVRKACVFCLVAIYAVIGEDLKPHLSQLSSSKLKLLNLYIKRAQSGSSGSEPPSEGL, from the exons ATGGCTCTGAGCCTGAGTCACG ATCGTAGTTTTGAGGATGACGATAGCGTGGATGGAAATCGTTCTTCCTCGGCTCAGGCTGCTTTCAAAGTCCCTAAACCTGTCAGGAAGCCTGCAGAGTCGTCTGCTGCACGCAGGCCCAGCGCAACCAGTGGCAAGCTAG cttccaAGGACAGTGCCGGGGCGATTGATGAGGAGGACTTCATTAAAGCTTTCACAGACGTTCCCACTGTCCAG ATCTACTCTTCAAGGGATCTTGAGGACAACCTCAACAAGATTCGTGAAATCTGTTCCGATGACAAACATGACTGGGACCAGCGAGCCAACGCT CTAAAGAAGATCCGCTCGCTGTTGGTTGCGGGCGCACCCAGCTACGACTGTTTCTACCAGCATCTACGTCTCCTCGACGGCGCTTTCAAATTGTCAGCTAAAGACCTGCGGTCACAAGTTGTCCGCGAGGCCTGCATCACTGTGGC CCATCTCTCCACGATACTGGGGAATAAATTTGACCATGGAGCGGAGGCCATCGTTCCCGTCCTGTTCAACCTCATCCCCAACTGTGCCAAAGTCATGGCCACATCTGGAGTGTCGGCCATCCGCATCATCATACGG CATACCCACGTCCCCAGACTCATCCCTCTGATTACCAGTAACTGCACATCCAAGTCTGTGGCTGTCAGAAG GCGCTGTTATGATTTCTTGGACCTTCTACTACAGGAATGGCAAACACACTCTCTAGAGAG GCATACAGCAGTGCTGGTCGAGAGCATCAAGAAGGGAATTCGCGATGCGGACTCTGAGGCCAGAGTGGAGGCCCGCAA GACTTACTGGGGTCTGAGGAACCACTTTCCAGCCGAGGCAGATGCTCTCTACAACTCCTTGGAGTCATCGTACCAAAGGACTCTCCAGTCCTGTTTGAAGAGCTCTGGCAGTGTGGCCTCACTTCCCCAGAGTGAccgctcctcatcctcctctcaaGAGAGCCTCAA TCGACCTCTGACTTCAAAATGGTCTGCAGCTCCGGGGCGGG TCCCTGCGGGTAAAAAAAGCGGGGTGTCGTCGACCTCCCTGCAGCGTTCCCGTAGCGATGTGGATGTAAACGCAGCAGCGGTGGCTAAACACCGGAATGTCGGACAGACCAGGGCGGCTGGACGTCTGCCTCCTGGCTCCTACGCCTCATTGG GTCACGCCCGCACCAAGCAGCCCTTATCCACTGCCGGCAGCGTCTCCAGCCAGTTGGACTCACGAGGCCGCAGCCGCACCAAGATGGTGTCCCAGTCACAAC GTTCCGAAGAATCCGATTGCACACCAG GATCTCAGTCTGCTACCCCCGTCGGTG CTGGCAGTCGGAGTGGATCTCCAGGTCGCGTTCTGACGAGTACGGCCCTGAGCACCATGAGCTCGGGGGCCCACAGGGTGCTGGCAGGGACCGGCGGCAACGGACAGAGGCGCAGCCGCATCCCCCGCAGCCAGGGCTGCTCCAGAGACTCCTCCCCCACCCGCCTGTCTGTTG ctccttccagCATTAGTTCCATCTATAACGGAGCGTCCAGAGGAG CTCGGGGCAGTCGTATCCCTCGTCCCAGTATGAGTCAGGGCTGCAGCAGGGAGGCCAGCAGGGAGAGCAGCCGGGACACCAGCCCCGTACGCTCCTTCACGCCTCTCG CGGCGCGGAGCTACTCTCGCTCCACCGGAGCGCtccacacacctgacacttttggGGCTGCAG GATCGGGTTTCGGCATAAGTCAGTCCAGTCGGCTCTCCTCTTCGGTCAGCGCCATGAGGGTCCTCAACACGGGCTCAGACGTAGAAGAGGCTCTCGCGGATGCACTG CTGTTGGGAGACATGCGATCCAAG AAGAAGCCGGCACGACGACGGTACGAAAACTACGGCATGTACTCCGACGACGACGCCAACAGCGACGCATCCAGCGCCTGTTCAGAGAGGTCCTACAGCTCCAGGAACGGAGGAGCCATCCCCACCTACATGAGGCAGACGGAGGATGTAGCTGAG GTGCTGAACCGTTGTGCCAGTGCAAACTGgtcagagaggaaggaggggctTCTGGGTCTGCAGGCGCTTCTCAAGAACCAACGCACCCTCAG TCGGGTGGAGTTGAAGAGGCTGTGTGAAATCTTTACCAGGATGTTTGCAGACCCTCACAGTAAG CGAGACTCCGGCAGAGTGTACGGCACAGCAGAATCCGGTATAAGCTCAGCCTCCTTCAAG GTGTTCAGTATGTTCCTGGAGACCCTGGTGGATTTCATCCAGGTCCATAAGGAGGACCTGCAGGACTGGTTGTTTGTCCTGCTCACGCAGCTGCTGAAGAAGATGGGAGCCGACCTGCTGGGCTCCGTACAGGCCAAAGTTCAGAGAGCGCTGGATGTCACAAG GGAGTCTTTCCCCAATGACCTCCAGTTCACTATTCTCATGCGGTTCACTGTGGACCAGACACAGACGCCCAACCTCAAG GTGAAAGTGGCCATTCTGAAGTATATCGAGACACTGACTTTACAGATGGAAGCTCCAGACTTTGTGAACTCCAGCGAGACGAGGCTGGCCGTCTCGCGCATCATCACCTGGACAACTGAGCCCAAGAGCTCTGATGTCAGAAAG GCGGCCCAGTCGGTGCTCATCTCATTGTTCCAGCTCAACACTCCAGAGTTTACAATGCTGCTGGCAGCTCTGCCCAAAACCTTCCAGGACGGCGCCACCAAGCTGCTTCAAAACCACCTGAAGAACACTGGCAACATagcacag gCATCAATGGGCAGCCCTCTGACCCGACACACCCCTAGATCTCCCGCCAGCTGGTCCAGCCCGGTCACTTCCCCCACCAACACCTCCCAGAACACCCCATCACCAAG TGCATTCGACTACGACACGGAGAACATGAACTCAGAGGACATCTACAGCTCGCTGAAAGGTGTCACCGAGGCGATCCAGAACTTCAGCGTCCGCAGCCAAGAGGATATGAACGACCCAGTCCAGCGGCGGGAAGGAGACGAG GGGGACGGCGGGACAGACGGCAGAATGTCAGACCTGATGGATGGAGGCCGCATGGCTCTAGACAATAAGACGTCCCTCCTCAACACCCCCCTGCTGTCCTCCAGCCCCCGTGGAGCTCGCGAACACTTCCTGGACTCTCCTTTCAAACACGGCCGCAAAGACACCAGCTTGGAGGACTCTGAGCATCTCACCGATG ACAGCAGCCTGGACCAGTCAGAGGTGGTGGCCGAGCTGCTGAAGGAGCTGTCGAATCACAACGAGCGcgtggaggagaggaaggcgGCCCTGTGTGAACTGCTGAAGCTGATTCGTGACAACACCCTGCAGGTGTGGGATGAACATTTCAAGACcatcctgctgctcctgctggaaACGATGGGTGACAGAGAG CATGTGATCCGAACGCTGGCTCTGCGGGTTCTGAGGGAGATTCTAAGCAAACAGCCCTGGAGGTTCAAGAACTACGCAGAGCTCACCATCATGAAGGCCCTGGAGGCTCACAAAGACCCCCAcaaggag GTGGTACgagcagcagaggaaacagCAGCTATGCTATCGCTGTCCATCAGCCCAGACCAGTGTATCAAAGTTTTGTGTCCCATCATCCAGTCAGCCGACTACCCTATCAACCTGGCTGCCATCAAGATGCAGACCAAAGTGATGGAGAGGGTTCCCCGCGAGGGTTTGATCAACCTGCTGCCAGAGATAGTGCCAGGACTCATACAG GGTTACGACAACTCTGAGAGCAGCGTGAGGAAAGCCTGCGTCTTCTGCTTGGTGGCCATTTACGCAGTGATCGGAGAGGACCTCAAACCGCACCTTAGCCAACTCTCCAGCAGCAAG CTGAAGCTGTTGAATCTGTACATCAAGCGTGCTCAGTCGGGGTCCAGTGGCAGCGAACCTCCATCTGAAGGTCTATAG
- the clasp2 gene encoding CLIP-associating protein 2 isoform X18 translates to MRRLICQRICDYRSFEDDDSVDGNRSSSAQAAFKVPKPVRKPAESSAARRPSATSGKLASKDSAGAIDEEDFIKAFTDVPTVQIYSSRDLEDNLNKIREICSDDKHDWDQRANALKKIRSLLVAGAPSYDCFYQHLRLLDGAFKLSAKDLRSQVVREACITVAHLSTILGNKFDHGAEAIVPVLFNLIPNCAKVMATSGVSAIRIIIRHTHVPRLIPLITSNCTSKSVAVRRRCYDFLDLLLQEWQTHSLERHTAVLVESIKKGIRDADSEARVEARKTYWGLRNHFPAEADALYNSLESSYQRTLQSCLKSSGSVASLPQSDRSSSSSQESLNRPLTSKWSAAPGRVPAGKKSGVSSTSLQRSRSDVDVNAAAVAKHRNVGQTRAAGRLPPGSYASLGHARTKQPLSTAGSVSSQLDSRGRSRTKMVSQSQRSEESDCTPGSQSATPVGAGSRSGSPGRVLTSTALSTMSSGAHRVLAGTGGNGQRRSRIPRSQGCSRDSSPTRLSVAPSSISSIYNGASRGARGSRIPRPSMSQGCSREASRESSRDTSPVRSFTPLAARSYSRSTGALHTPDTFGAAGSGFGISQSSRLSSSVSAMRVLNTGSDVEEALADALLLGDMRSKKKPARRRYENYGMYSDDDANSDASSACSERSYSSRNGGAIPTYMRQTEDVAEVLNRCASANWSERKEGLLGLQALLKNQRTLSRVELKRLCEIFTRMFADPHSKRDSGRVYGTAESGISSASFKVFSMFLETLVDFIQVHKEDLQDWLFVLLTQLLKKMGADLLGSVQAKVQRALDVTRESFPNDLQFTILMRFTVDQTQTPNLKVKVAILKYIETLTLQMEAPDFVNSSETRLAVSRIITWTTEPKSSDVRKAAQSVLISLFQLNTPEFTMLLAALPKTFQDGATKLLQNHLKNTGNIAQASMGSPLTRHTPRSPASWSSPVTSPTNTSQNTPSPSAFDYDTENMNSEDIYSSLKGVTEAIQNFSVRSQEDMNDPVQRREGDEGDGGTDGRMSDLMDGGRMALDNKTSLLNTPLLSSSPRGAREHFLDSPFKHGRKDTSLEDSEHLTDDSSLDQSEVVAELLKELSNHNERVEERKAALCELLKLIRDNTLQVWDEHFKTILLLLLETMGDREHVIRTLALRVLREILSKQPWRFKNYAELTIMKALEAHKDPHKEVVRAAEETAAMLSLSISPDQCIKVLCPIIQSADYPINLAAIKMQTKVMERVPREGLINLLPEIVPGLIQGYDNSESSVRKACVFCLVAIYAVIGEDLKPHLSQLSSSKLKLLNLYIKRAQSGSSGSEPPSEGL, encoded by the exons ATGAGGCGTCTGATCTGCCAGCGGATCTGTGACT ATCGTAGTTTTGAGGATGACGATAGCGTGGATGGAAATCGTTCTTCCTCGGCTCAGGCTGCTTTCAAAGTCCCTAAACCTGTCAGGAAGCCTGCAGAGTCGTCTGCTGCACGCAGGCCCAGCGCAACCAGTGGCAAGCTAG cttccaAGGACAGTGCCGGGGCGATTGATGAGGAGGACTTCATTAAAGCTTTCACAGACGTTCCCACTGTCCAG ATCTACTCTTCAAGGGATCTTGAGGACAACCTCAACAAGATTCGTGAAATCTGTTCCGATGACAAACATGACTGGGACCAGCGAGCCAACGCT CTAAAGAAGATCCGCTCGCTGTTGGTTGCGGGCGCACCCAGCTACGACTGTTTCTACCAGCATCTACGTCTCCTCGACGGCGCTTTCAAATTGTCAGCTAAAGACCTGCGGTCACAAGTTGTCCGCGAGGCCTGCATCACTGTGGC CCATCTCTCCACGATACTGGGGAATAAATTTGACCATGGAGCGGAGGCCATCGTTCCCGTCCTGTTCAACCTCATCCCCAACTGTGCCAAAGTCATGGCCACATCTGGAGTGTCGGCCATCCGCATCATCATACGG CATACCCACGTCCCCAGACTCATCCCTCTGATTACCAGTAACTGCACATCCAAGTCTGTGGCTGTCAGAAG GCGCTGTTATGATTTCTTGGACCTTCTACTACAGGAATGGCAAACACACTCTCTAGAGAG GCATACAGCAGTGCTGGTCGAGAGCATCAAGAAGGGAATTCGCGATGCGGACTCTGAGGCCAGAGTGGAGGCCCGCAA GACTTACTGGGGTCTGAGGAACCACTTTCCAGCCGAGGCAGATGCTCTCTACAACTCCTTGGAGTCATCGTACCAAAGGACTCTCCAGTCCTGTTTGAAGAGCTCTGGCAGTGTGGCCTCACTTCCCCAGAGTGAccgctcctcatcctcctctcaaGAGAGCCTCAA TCGACCTCTGACTTCAAAATGGTCTGCAGCTCCGGGGCGGG TCCCTGCGGGTAAAAAAAGCGGGGTGTCGTCGACCTCCCTGCAGCGTTCCCGTAGCGATGTGGATGTAAACGCAGCAGCGGTGGCTAAACACCGGAATGTCGGACAGACCAGGGCGGCTGGACGTCTGCCTCCTGGCTCCTACGCCTCATTGG GTCACGCCCGCACCAAGCAGCCCTTATCCACTGCCGGCAGCGTCTCCAGCCAGTTGGACTCACGAGGCCGCAGCCGCACCAAGATGGTGTCCCAGTCACAAC GTTCCGAAGAATCCGATTGCACACCAG GATCTCAGTCTGCTACCCCCGTCGGTG CTGGCAGTCGGAGTGGATCTCCAGGTCGCGTTCTGACGAGTACGGCCCTGAGCACCATGAGCTCGGGGGCCCACAGGGTGCTGGCAGGGACCGGCGGCAACGGACAGAGGCGCAGCCGCATCCCCCGCAGCCAGGGCTGCTCCAGAGACTCCTCCCCCACCCGCCTGTCTGTTG ctccttccagCATTAGTTCCATCTATAACGGAGCGTCCAGAGGAG CTCGGGGCAGTCGTATCCCTCGTCCCAGTATGAGTCAGGGCTGCAGCAGGGAGGCCAGCAGGGAGAGCAGCCGGGACACCAGCCCCGTACGCTCCTTCACGCCTCTCG CGGCGCGGAGCTACTCTCGCTCCACCGGAGCGCtccacacacctgacacttttggGGCTGCAG GATCGGGTTTCGGCATAAGTCAGTCCAGTCGGCTCTCCTCTTCGGTCAGCGCCATGAGGGTCCTCAACACGGGCTCAGACGTAGAAGAGGCTCTCGCGGATGCACTG CTGTTGGGAGACATGCGATCCAAG AAGAAGCCGGCACGACGACGGTACGAAAACTACGGCATGTACTCCGACGACGACGCCAACAGCGACGCATCCAGCGCCTGTTCAGAGAGGTCCTACAGCTCCAGGAACGGAGGAGCCATCCCCACCTACATGAGGCAGACGGAGGATGTAGCTGAG GTGCTGAACCGTTGTGCCAGTGCAAACTGgtcagagaggaaggaggggctTCTGGGTCTGCAGGCGCTTCTCAAGAACCAACGCACCCTCAG TCGGGTGGAGTTGAAGAGGCTGTGTGAAATCTTTACCAGGATGTTTGCAGACCCTCACAGTAAG CGAGACTCCGGCAGAGTGTACGGCACAGCAGAATCCGGTATAAGCTCAGCCTCCTTCAAG GTGTTCAGTATGTTCCTGGAGACCCTGGTGGATTTCATCCAGGTCCATAAGGAGGACCTGCAGGACTGGTTGTTTGTCCTGCTCACGCAGCTGCTGAAGAAGATGGGAGCCGACCTGCTGGGCTCCGTACAGGCCAAAGTTCAGAGAGCGCTGGATGTCACAAG GGAGTCTTTCCCCAATGACCTCCAGTTCACTATTCTCATGCGGTTCACTGTGGACCAGACACAGACGCCCAACCTCAAG GTGAAAGTGGCCATTCTGAAGTATATCGAGACACTGACTTTACAGATGGAAGCTCCAGACTTTGTGAACTCCAGCGAGACGAGGCTGGCCGTCTCGCGCATCATCACCTGGACAACTGAGCCCAAGAGCTCTGATGTCAGAAAG GCGGCCCAGTCGGTGCTCATCTCATTGTTCCAGCTCAACACTCCAGAGTTTACAATGCTGCTGGCAGCTCTGCCCAAAACCTTCCAGGACGGCGCCACCAAGCTGCTTCAAAACCACCTGAAGAACACTGGCAACATagcacag gCATCAATGGGCAGCCCTCTGACCCGACACACCCCTAGATCTCCCGCCAGCTGGTCCAGCCCGGTCACTTCCCCCACCAACACCTCCCAGAACACCCCATCACCAAG TGCATTCGACTACGACACGGAGAACATGAACTCAGAGGACATCTACAGCTCGCTGAAAGGTGTCACCGAGGCGATCCAGAACTTCAGCGTCCGCAGCCAAGAGGATATGAACGACCCAGTCCAGCGGCGGGAAGGAGACGAG GGGGACGGCGGGACAGACGGCAGAATGTCAGACCTGATGGATGGAGGCCGCATGGCTCTAGACAATAAGACGTCCCTCCTCAACACCCCCCTGCTGTCCTCCAGCCCCCGTGGAGCTCGCGAACACTTCCTGGACTCTCCTTTCAAACACGGCCGCAAAGACACCAGCTTGGAGGACTCTGAGCATCTCACCGATG ACAGCAGCCTGGACCAGTCAGAGGTGGTGGCCGAGCTGCTGAAGGAGCTGTCGAATCACAACGAGCGcgtggaggagaggaaggcgGCCCTGTGTGAACTGCTGAAGCTGATTCGTGACAACACCCTGCAGGTGTGGGATGAACATTTCAAGACcatcctgctgctcctgctggaaACGATGGGTGACAGAGAG CATGTGATCCGAACGCTGGCTCTGCGGGTTCTGAGGGAGATTCTAAGCAAACAGCCCTGGAGGTTCAAGAACTACGCAGAGCTCACCATCATGAAGGCCCTGGAGGCTCACAAAGACCCCCAcaaggag GTGGTACgagcagcagaggaaacagCAGCTATGCTATCGCTGTCCATCAGCCCAGACCAGTGTATCAAAGTTTTGTGTCCCATCATCCAGTCAGCCGACTACCCTATCAACCTGGCTGCCATCAAGATGCAGACCAAAGTGATGGAGAGGGTTCCCCGCGAGGGTTTGATCAACCTGCTGCCAGAGATAGTGCCAGGACTCATACAG GGTTACGACAACTCTGAGAGCAGCGTGAGGAAAGCCTGCGTCTTCTGCTTGGTGGCCATTTACGCAGTGATCGGAGAGGACCTCAAACCGCACCTTAGCCAACTCTCCAGCAGCAAG CTGAAGCTGTTGAATCTGTACATCAAGCGTGCTCAGTCGGGGTCCAGTGGCAGCGAACCTCCATCTGAAGGTCTATAG